GCGGAACAGCCAGAATTTCAAACTCCTCGAAGCCGCAGGAAAAAGCGGAAAGGCGGTGCTCTACAAGCGCGGCATGTCGATGACACTCGATGAATATCTTCAGGCCGCTGAGTACATCCTCGCTGCGGGTAATGACAAGGTACTCCTCTGCGAGCGCGGCATCCGCACCTTCGAAGACCATACACGTAATACGCTCTCGCTCAGTGCCATCCCCGAACTGCACCACCGTACGCATCTGCCGGTCATCATCGATCCGTCTCAAGGAACCGGTCACGCACGACTTGTGCCGGATATGTGTCGCGCTGCTGTCGCGGCTGGGGCAGACGGCTTAATAATTGAAGTTCATCCCGACCCGGAGCACGCAATGACTGACGGTGCCCAATCCATCACGCCGCAGGTGCTGGCCGACTTGATTGTCTCATTGCGGCGGGTCGCCGGTGCTGTAGATCGAATGATGTAAGACTGATTCCCGCTTAATCTCCTCGAAACAATTACTATCTGTACTCAAGAGTATTCTCATGCCACAACTTGTCATCACTGCCGTTGGTCCTGACCGTCCGGGTCTTGTTGAAGATCTGTCAGGATTTCTCACTGAGCTTGGGGTGAATATCGCCGATGCGCGGATGATCAATCTGCGCGGTCGCTTTGCGGTGATTCTCTCCGCCGAAGCGGATGAGGCTGCGCTTAAGCGTATCCGCGAGGGAATGGCTGGACTCACCCAACAGACAAATCTCGAAATTAACGTCACTGCTGAAGGACCTGCGGGCAAAACCTTCACTGGGGTGCCCTTCCGGCTCAAAACCTATTCGATGGATCAACCTGGAATTGTTCACCGTATCACCCACGTCCTTCACCGACATGGTGTGAATATCGAAGAACTCCAGACTCGACTCGAAGCGGGTCCGCATACCGGAACGCCGCTGTTCACGATGGATATTCGCTTAACCGTGCCTCGCGGCGTATCAGTCAAAGCGTTGCGCAGCGAGCTTGAAACTCTTTGCGATTCTCTCAACTGCGACGTTGATCTCGAACCGGATTAAGACGTTCATCATGATGGACCTGCGATCCGTGAACACCTGCTTTTTCAGCGAACAAATCGGATCACATCAATAATTCCAAGGCCCCCCAACACCAGGCTGATCACACCATTGACCGTGAGGAAAGCCATGTTGATGTGATGCGTCTTTGATTTCCATACCAGTGCGTGCTCAATCATCAGCAATCCAATCACGATGACGATGCCGACGAGAAACGCCAGACCGAGCGCGTCGCTCCGTTTGAGCAACACGAGAAGACAGAGCACACTCGCTGCGTGGAGTAGGCGGCTGATCCAGAGAGCTGGCTCGACGCCAAGGCGGGATGGCATGGAAAAAAGGCCTGCATGACGGTCGATCTCCACGTCCTGCAAGGCATAGATCACATCAAAACCGGCAACCCAACACATGACGACACCAGCCAGTAAATAAGGCTCTGGAGTTGCCAGGTATTTGGGATTTACTGCCAGTGATGCAGCCAGCGGGGAGAGTGCCAAGGCCGTTCCAAGAAAGAGGTGGCAGAGCCAGGTGAATCGTTTGGTGAAGCTATAGAGACCAAGCCACGCGAGGACCAGCGGCGAGCAGATGAGCGGCCAGAGATTTTGGTTGATGTAATAAAATCCCGCCGCGGCAAGACAAAGTGCAAACCCGCAACCGACCGCAGCAGCAAGTACAAAGGGGCGCGAGAGTTGTCCGCTCGGAATTGCCCGACGAGCAGTGCGAGGATTCGCAGCATCAAGCCCGGCATCCGCCCATCGGTTGATTGCCATTGCCCACGTGCGGGCAAACACCATACAGAGCACAATCAATCCCAACGTAGCGGCTCGTGGTAATTGGTGATCGAAAGCCGCAGCCAGAAAAGTGCCCAGCAAAGCAAACGGTAAAGCAAACACTGAGTGACTGAGCTTGATATCTCTTGCGAGCAGTGCCGCACGGGAAAGTGGACCTAGCGTTGCCGTGGTCATGGGTTTCGTCTCAAATCACTCGCTTTACGCACAGCGAGAAGCTCTCACTCATCTCCACAAGGCCCTTCCCCCCACCTTACACGGAGCGTGTGCTTGATACCCATCAGGTCCAGCACTCGGCCAACAACGAAATCCGCAATCTCCTCTATTGATCGAGGCAACATATAAAAGCCGGGATTGGCTGGACAAATAATTCCACCCGCTTCAGTCACGCTCGCCATATTTCGGATGTCCACGAGTGATAACGGCATTTCGCGGTGCACGAGCACCAGCTTACGACGTTCCTTGAGCGTTACCTGTGCTGCACGATGCAGTACGTTCTGTGAGGAACCGGTCGCAACGGCTGAGAGCGTATTCGACGAGCATGGGATAATGACCATCCCTTCGTTCTGGAATGAACCGCTGGCAATCACCGCACCGACATCACGGTAGTTATGCACGACGATGCGTGAGGCGGCAGACTCATTGCCTGCCAAGGCCATGAGATTCAGACCTTCCATTCCTAGCTCGTCATGCATCAGCCGTTGGCCCAACGGCGAGACCACCAGATGAACCTCAATATCCGTAGTGCAAAGTAGCGCAACCAGACGTTGGGCGTAAATTGCCCCGCTTGCGCCAGTGATACCAACAATGATGCGTTTTGACATGAAGTATTGAGGGTTTGGGGTGATGGATCGCGTGTTTAACCTGTGAAGCCTAAAGATCTGCTCATTTTATATTCAAGATGGTTTCTTCATCTCCGTCTTTACATGCAGATCGATTCCGTCATCTGTGATGTGATATCCAATCAGTCTAAGCTGCCGCGTGCTATCAAGTTTTGCGATCGGCGAAAAAGACTCACCGCTAAGGAAATCGACCACTCCCTTAATTCCTTTAGCTCGCTCGTCGCCGGAGGCTGACTTACGAACCTGGTTGAGGATTGGCCCTAGTGGCACCGGCAGCAACCCGCCACGTACCCCTTCAAGACGTAGCCGTGCAGAGCCGTCGTCAAAAATATCGATACCGAATTCCACACTTATGATTTGATTGAGTTCAGGAGTATCGTAGCGCGCTCGCAGGACAAGATTTTCTCCCGCAGCCGACAGCATGTAATCCTTGACCTGAGGCGGCAGCTTCAGATTCATGCTTTCATTCCATGTGGGCAATTCATCTGCCAGCCAGACGTTGATCTCCTGAAACGTCAGATGAATGGTGCGATCCTGATTGAGATACGGCTGTTCGGGCGAACCCGGTTGGGCGATATCCGTTGCCTCCGCCACCACGCGGTTGCGCACGGCCTCTGCAATCTGAAGTTTTGCGGCATTGTCCAGAGAGTTCAGATATACCTGATTCCTTACCCAGTCGGAAGGAACACTTTTCCAGAGCCAATAAGCAGTCACGCTACCTGCGACAAGGAATGCGATAGCCGCCAGTAGCACAATCTGGCAGCCCAAGCGGCGCGAACGAGGGGCTTTCGCCGGTGACGAAGATGCTGTCGTAGGCTCACCCATTTATTTATGCACGACTCAGAGCGCGGGCCGCATCGGCGAGCCGCTGATGGATGATTTCGTGATCAGTAATTACCTCGAGACATTGCTCGAGGGCAGCTACTTTCGCCGCACCGGTTAGCTTAGGGCTAATGGCCGCCAGCGCAGCATCACCAAGGCGTTCTGTAGCGTGCACAAACCACGCCCCGGGAGTGTCTGTGGATGTATCAGCGGTTACCTTTATTTCACCGGGATGGAAAAATCGACCAATCCAGTGATGCGGCGGTGCGGGGAGTTTGCAGGAAACTGTCGAACCAGCGAAGGCGCGGATCGTCCAAGTATTGTCAGCGGCATCACTGTCCGCGAATAAGATTTCAAGGTACTTTCGCTCTTGACGAGCACGAGCAGTCAAGGCGATGGCATCCGCAACTGTTGACGGCTTGATCAGAACAATGCTGGCGGAGGTAAGAGATTCAATCTTCGTGCGAATCGCCGGATCGGTTGCACTTACACCCAGAGCAATTACGCCTTCGGCTGCGATAATCCGACGTTGCCTGCGGACTTCCTGGAGAGGCAATAGGACTCTCGCGTAATACTCCCATTCCCCGCGCCGCCGGGCTTCAACCAACGCTTGCAAGCAGAGTGCCTCGCAAGTGAGGTACTCCATTTTCACCAGCGCCTTGCTGGCGTCTTCCATGATGTGATCTAGATTACGGGGCATCACGCGATTCTAGCAGGACGTTCAGATCGTATTTTCACATCAGCCAACGATACGGATCACCGATCTTCAACGTCCAGAGTATTCCTCAGTCAGCCAATCGTTCCACGGTCTATCCGAGCCACCACAAAATGAGTAATAGTGGAACCATCAGGAATATCACCGTATTCCATACCCAGAGCACGCTGGCGAGCCGAGCATCGAGATGAAATAGATTTGCCAGTACCACCATTGACATACCTGTCGGTGCGGTCGCCTCGATCATCGTCGCTCGCTGTGTCAACGTAGAAAGCGGCGAACTGAACACGCCGATCAAATGCAGCATCATAAAACACACGAGAGGGATCATGATGAATTTAATTCCCGCGAGCATTGCGTGTTGAGGCAGATATCGAATCGAATCTCCCAATCGAAGACGCAAACCGATACCGAAATACCCACCCGCGGCACACGCATAGGCGACGATATCCAGCGCGTGGATATCACGAAGCAGTTGCGGGTAAGGCACCTTTGCTGCGGACAATGCGAGGCCGATGGCTCCGGCAAAAAGTCCGATCGAGCGCACGTCAAAGACGCTGCTGACGATCAGACGTGGAATGGATAATTTGTCAGCCTCATCCGAACTGAAATGTTGTGCGACCGGATAAATGAACGGCACCGCGATAATCAACTGGAGCATTGCATACGCTTGAGCAACCGCAAGAGCGGAATCATGGTCCGGTCGAAGCAGGCAGTAACTCAAATAGGCGCCAAGTGTGATACCACCATTACAGATTCCCGCACCTATCGCCATCACACCGATCTGCGGCCTCGTGCATCCGATCCATTTTGCCAGCGGAATCACCGAGTAAGTCGGCACCGCGACAGTCACCGGGACGATCAGGAAAAACCAGAACATTTCTGGTGTAAGCGGTAAAAGCCAGAAACTGAGAATTCCGCTGAATGACCAGAACCAGAGAACAGTATGAAAGTGGATCGGCCGGGCAAGTTCCTCACGTATCCAACCGCGTCGTCGTAAAGTGTAGCCCGATAGCAGCGCAAAGAGACCAAATGCGGTGAACAGGAGAAATCGCAGTGTGCGCGGGTCCATGCAAACAACCTGAATAAAACCCTTAACCGTATGCCACTGAATCCGTTGAAAAGAATCACCCGGCCTGCCTCTTGAGCAGGCTATCCATCAGCAGACCCGGTTTAAATCTGGGAACGGCGTCACTCTACCCGAGTTTACGCCACAAATGCCGTGTAAATTGCTCGCATGGCTTTTTCAAAGTCTGGTGTTTCCACCCCGACAATAATATTGATCTCACTGGA
The nucleotide sequence above comes from Phycisphaeraceae bacterium. Encoded proteins:
- a CDS encoding UbiA family prenyltransferase; the encoded protein is MTTATLGPLSRAALLARDIKLSHSVFALPFALLGTFLAAAFDHQLPRAATLGLIVLCMVFARTWAMAINRWADAGLDAANPRTARRAIPSGQLSRPFVLAAAVGCGFALCLAAAGFYYINQNLWPLICSPLVLAWLGLYSFTKRFTWLCHLFLGTALALSPLAASLAVNPKYLATPEPYLLAGVVMCWVAGFDVIYALQDVEIDRHAGLFSMPSRLGVEPALWISRLLHAASVLCLLVLLKRSDALGLAFLVGIVIVIGLLMIEHALVWKSKTHHINMAFLTVNGVISLVLGGLGIIDVIRFVR
- a CDS encoding UbiX family flavin prenyltransferase gives rise to the protein MSKRIIVGITGASGAIYAQRLVALLCTTDIEVHLVVSPLGQRLMHDELGMEGLNLMALAGNESAASRIVVHNYRDVGAVIASGSFQNEGMVIIPCSSNTLSAVATGSSQNVLHRAAQVTLKERRKLVLVHREMPLSLVDIRNMASVTEAGGIICPANPGFYMLPRSIEEIADFVVGRVLDLMGIKHTLRVRWGEGPCGDE
- a CDS encoding AEC family transporter; this translates as MDPRTLRFLLFTAFGLFALLSGYTLRRRGWIREELARPIHFHTVLWFWSFSGILSFWLLPLTPEMFWFFLIVPVTVAVPTYSVIPLAKWIGCTRPQIGVMAIGAGICNGGITLGAYLSYCLLRPDHDSALAVAQAYAMLQLIIAVPFIYPVAQHFSSDEADKLSIPRLIVSSVFDVRSIGLFAGAIGLALSAAKVPYPQLLRDIHALDIVAYACAAGGYFGIGLRLRLGDSIRYLPQHAMLAGIKFIMIPLVCFMMLHLIGVFSSPLSTLTQRATMIEATAPTGMSMVVLANLFHLDARLASVLWVWNTVIFLMVPLLLILWWLG